In Phyllopteryx taeniolatus isolate TA_2022b chromosome 1, UOR_Ptae_1.2, whole genome shotgun sequence, the following proteins share a genomic window:
- the LOC133465460 gene encoding gamma-crystallin M2-like, whose amino-acid sequence KKIHIIFYEDLNFQGRHHEYVSDCADLHPYFNRCNSIQVESGCFMVYERLHYLGHQYFLRREEYSDNQRMIGINDCIRSCRMIPLVDGAAGGCC is encoded by the exons aaaaaaattcacatcatTTTCTATGAAGACCTTAATTTTCAAGGTCGGCACCACGAGTACGTGAGCGACTGCGCCGACCTGCATCCATACTTCAACCGCTGCAACTCCATCCAGGTGGAGAGCGGCTGCTTCATGGTGTACGAAAGGCTCCACTACCTGGGTCACCAGTACTTCCTGCGCAGGGAGGAGTACTCGGACAACCAGCGCATGATCGGCATCAACGACTGCATCCGCTCCTGCCGCATGATTCCGTTG gttgacggcgccgctGGAGGATGTTgctaa